DNA sequence from the Lysinibacillus sp. OF-1 genome:
TCTTGTCCAGATTGAAGGGGTACCGTGGCATGATGTGTAATTCCTTCATGATCGCCAACATTTGCTGCAATGGCACTTTCAATTCGTTGACACTCAATTATATTGGAGGCTTTTTTTAGCTCTTCATTGCGATAACGGGAGACGCACCAACAGCCACCTTTGTTTAAATAATGACAATTATTAAATTCCAATGCCTCTGGTAGATTTTCATGGACAACAAGCTCTGAGCGTCCCTTTGCATCAATAAAAAAAATCCAGCCTGTTTCAAATTTAGTGCCATTTAAAAATTTGATGAGTGCACCTTTTAGCATTGTGACAATTTCAGTTTCTTCATTTAATAGTTCAGCAATTTCCTTTAAAATACTAATATTGGAATGCTCATTCTCCCTCACGAAAACACCTCTTCTTTAGCATTACTACTGTTAATGATACCATTAAGGGATTGGAGACGTCTGCTTGAGTCGTTCATACTTTAGACTGAAATTCATAACATACCTTATTTTGTGTAAGTTGATTTACATATAAAACTAGAACAACTATAATCGAACAAGTACATGGTTTTATGAAGGGAAGAATGGATATGTCTAAAAAAGAGGAAAATGGCTTATTATTTATATGGATAGTGTCTGCTGTAGCGACACTAGGTTCATTATACTTTTCTGAAATTCGTCACTATGAACCTTGTAAATTGTGTTGGATTCAACGTATTTTTATGTACCCAATCGTCATTATGACGACAGTAGCATTGATCCAAAAAAATGCTCGTATCGCTGTCACAACAGCTGTGTTTTCTGTGATTGGAGGCTGTATATCACTTTACCATTACGGAATTCAAAAGCTAAGTTTTTTAGCTGACAATGCCCCTTCCTGCGGCGCGGTTTCTTGCACAGGACAATATATTAACTGGCTAGGCTTTATTACTATTCCGTTTTTAGCATTAACTGCATTTATTTTAATCGCAGGGGCAAGCTTCTATTTAATAAAAGCTTCAAAAGCTGCAAAATAATCGAGAGACCGTGTTCTACCAATGGAATGCGGTCTTTTCTACGGAGGAAGATCTATGTTTCATTATGAAATAACTGAAGATAACTTACATGTTGAAGAGCTGTTACGCAATCAATGGCGACTTGGCAAAAAGCTAGTCCATGAATTACGTATGGCTAAAGCAATCACTTTGACAAATGATGAGCTGATTCAATGGAATACACCTTTACAGGCAGGGACAATTATAAAATTTACATTTCCCATTCCGACATCTAACTACAAACCAACACCTGTTTGTGCTATTGATGTAGTCTATGAAGATGAACATTGTTTAATCGTCTCCAAGCCAAAGGGCATGGCAACACATCCGAATGATGCTCGTGATACACATACTTGTATGAACCATGTTATGGCACATATTAAAGAACAAGGTGGTGTATACGCCGAGCATGTTCATCGTCTTGATAAAGGGACACAAGGTTTATTACTTGTAGCAAAACACCCATTAGCAAAGTCTATTTTTGATCGAATGATTGAAGAAAAATCCATTATTCGTACGTACGCCGCAGAGGTACAGGGTAATTTACGTACATCATCAGGAACGATTGCTGAACCAATTGGAAAGGACCGCCATCATGCGACAAGACGGGTTGTATCCAACACGGGACAGCATGCCGTAACTCACTATGAAGTGGTGGCCCGCTACAAAAACTCCTGTGTTGTCCACCTCATTCTTGAAACTGGACGAACGCATCAAATTCGTGTTCATTTAGCCTATATCGGCCATCCAATTATTGGTGATACAATGTATGGCGCACGAGAAACAGCAAATGATGACTACGAGCTCCATGCGATTCAATTAGAATTTGAACATCCATTTTTAAATAAACGAATTACCGTCAAGGACGAGCAGTAAGTAAAAAAATCCCGCCCTCTATTTGAGAGCGGGATTTCATAGTGTTGAAAAACAAAACCATCCATAGAATTTATGTGAAAGGTGAAAAAGGATTTCCGTTGCAGGCTACTTGCTTTCCTGTGGGCGGGCGCCGAGCCGCTTCCTCCGTGCAGGGGCTCGCCTGTCTCGCTATTCCCACGGGAGTCAAGTAGCCTTCCACTCCAATCCATAAAATAAAAATGTTCACTTTTTAGCAAAAAAGTGAAGGTATTCACTACTCTTTTATGGTGGGGTGTTGGCACACATCACTTCTCCACATTGAAAGTAAGAGGCTATCCTCTCTTATACTATAAATAATGGGCTATTTTGTTCAGGAAAAGACACTTTTGCAGAATGGTTGATTGGAGTGGAGCCAGCGTCACTCCTAGGGGATTTAGCGTCACAGAGGAGACCCTGGAGCGAACGCAGTGAGTGAAGCGGCTCATCAGACGCCCCCTGGAAAGGACGCTGGCGGAACGGAAATCAACCCCTCGCCTTACAAAATTGCTTATTATGCCGTTGACATTACCTTTTTTCAACAACATGAAATCCCGCCCTCTATTTGAGAGCGGGATTTACTTATTTCCTAAAAATCAAATTTGAAATGATCAGGATCTTGCCCAAATCGTTGATTTCGATTTAATGTAGCCATTTTCTCCATCTGGGCTTGTGTTAATTCAAAGTCAAAAATCTGTGCGTTTTCCTCGATTCGACTTGGTGTTACTGATTTAGGAATAACCAATGTATTGTTTTGTAAATGCCAACGTAACACTACTTGAGCAGCCGTCTTTCCGATTTCTTGCCCTATTTCCACTATTGTAGGGTCAGTAAGTACGCCTCCGCGCCCTAGCGGTGACCATGCAGTAACAGCAATTTGGTGTTCACTGCAAAATGCGCGTAATGGGAGCTGCTGTAAATAAGGATGTAACTCCACTTGATTGACCATCGGAGCCGTATTTGCCTTTGCCAGTATTTTTTCTAAATGATGCTCATGGTGATTCGATACACCTGTCGCACGAATTAATTTTTCATCGTATAGACGTTCAATTGCTCGATAGGTTTCTTCAAAAGTTTCTGGGACAGCCCAATGGGTTAAATATAAATCTAGGTAATCTATATTTAATTTCTTTAATGAAACCTCAAAAGCACGTAATGTGGCATCATACCCTTGGTCATTATTCCACACTTTTGTCGTAACAAATATATCTTCACGTTGAATGCCTGAATGACGAATCGCTTCTCCTACCTCTACCTCATTGCCATATAAGGACGCTGTATCAATAGCTCGATAACCAAATTTAAGTGCTTTATCAATAGCCTGTAATGTTTCTTCACGTTCAGTCATTTTATAAACACCTAAACCAAAGCAAGGCATTTCTACACCATTTGATAATGTTTTCGTTGATTGTAAATGCAAGAAGCACAACCCCTTTCTTTTCCTAGTACCATTATACAAAAAATTGGATTTAAGAAAAATAAAGCAGCTGTTTTAAACCTTACTTTTTCTCGATTTCCGTATCCTCCTCCAATTGTATAGGGTCAGCAATACGTTCATCCTCTGCCAGTTCAAGACCATCTCGTAAATGCTCCATCTGTTTTCCCAAATCTTTTAATTCTTTCATATCTCTAGCCATTGAACCATTTTCAATGTTTGGCACTTTTTTTTCCATAATGATCACCTCATTTATAGTTTTCCCGATATCGAGATGTTTGAACCATTTCTGACATATTTTATTCCGCTATGTCGTTTCATTTTTATAATAGATAGGCTATACTAAAAAGAGATGTCTTTAGAACATGAGGAGGGTACTTCCATGAAATTATTATTAATCATTGGTGTAACAGTTGCTTTCTTAACAGCTATTTTT
Encoded proteins:
- a CDS encoding RluA family pseudouridine synthase is translated as MFHYEITEDNLHVEELLRNQWRLGKKLVHELRMAKAITLTNDELIQWNTPLQAGTIIKFTFPIPTSNYKPTPVCAIDVVYEDEHCLIVSKPKGMATHPNDARDTHTCMNHVMAHIKEQGGVYAEHVHRLDKGTQGLLLVAKHPLAKSIFDRMIEEKSIIRTYAAEVQGNLRTSSGTIAEPIGKDRHHATRRVVSNTGQHAVTHYEVVARYKNSCVVHLILETGRTHQIRVHLAYIGHPIIGDTMYGARETANDDYELHAIQLEFEHPFLNKRITVKDEQ
- a CDS encoding disulfide formation protein C produces the protein MSKKEENGLLFIWIVSAVATLGSLYFSEIRHYEPCKLCWIQRIFMYPIVIMTTVALIQKNARIAVTTAVFSVIGGCISLYHYGIQKLSFLADNAPSCGAVSCTGQYINWLGFITIPFLALTAFILIAGASFYLIKASKAAK
- a CDS encoding aldo/keto reductase, encoding MHLQSTKTLSNGVEMPCFGLGVYKMTEREETLQAIDKALKFGYRAIDTASLYGNEVEVGEAIRHSGIQREDIFVTTKVWNNDQGYDATLRAFEVSLKKLNIDYLDLYLTHWAVPETFEETYRAIERLYDEKLIRATGVSNHHEHHLEKILAKANTAPMVNQVELHPYLQQLPLRAFCSEHQIAVTAWSPLGRGGVLTDPTIVEIGQEIGKTAAQVVLRWHLQNNTLVIPKSVTPSRIEENAQIFDFELTQAQMEKMATLNRNQRFGQDPDHFKFDF